One genomic window of Leptotrichia shahii includes the following:
- a CDS encoding coproporphyrinogen III oxidase: protein MIRANIEINQNKLEEFMRVLLPEHYDILSENSEKDVKISINFEKSQDVENFDNDCGKLKDSESENTETIIVNTVLIDNKNGKILKEVIFSHNKVNEEYFDQAEVMAKSSLMKLFNKKNEYKWGILIGVRPTKIVGRFLKMGLSYNEINKILEKIYLVSNEKRNLLLDIVKRQEPYLDKETIGIYIGIAFCPTKCSYCSFPAYLLRGKYAERYDEYIESIYHEVREIGKLTQELDLKINTIYIGGGTPSILTAEEIDKLLETVKENYNLGYLKEFTFEAGRIDTLDEEKLTIIKSYRINKISINPQSFNEKTLKLVNRYHDREQFDNVYKLAKNLGLEINMDLILGLPRETTEDILYTMDEISKYNMENLTIHNLAIKNASRLNKENYAHEDVLDYEKIYEKIENVTRNKELFPYYMYRQKNSFQWGENLGYSLNGSESIYNIEMIEENKTIIGIGAGAITKLIWFDEEKNRDNIKRLVNPKDPLVWMNELEDRLEQKKFEIKRIFKKDFL, encoded by the coding sequence ATGATAAGAGCGAATATTGAGATTAATCAGAATAAACTTGAGGAATTTATGCGTGTGCTTTTACCTGAGCATTATGATATTCTTTCGGAAAATAGTGAAAAAGATGTGAAAATTAGTATTAATTTTGAAAAAAGTCAAGATGTGGAAAACTTTGACAATGATTGTGGAAAACTCAAAGATTCAGAAAGTGAGAATACAGAAACAATTATTGTGAATACGGTATTAATTGATAATAAAAATGGAAAAATTTTAAAAGAAGTAATATTTTCACATAATAAAGTCAATGAAGAATATTTTGATCAGGCAGAAGTTATGGCAAAAAGTTCCTTGATGAAACTTTTTAATAAAAAAAATGAATATAAATGGGGTATTTTAATAGGAGTACGTCCTACAAAGATTGTGGGGCGTTTTTTAAAGATGGGGTTATCTTATAATGAAATTAACAAAATATTGGAAAAAATATATCTTGTAAGCAATGAAAAAAGAAATCTTCTGCTAGACATTGTAAAACGTCAAGAGCCATATCTGGACAAAGAAACAATTGGAATTTATATCGGAATTGCCTTTTGCCCTACAAAATGTTCATATTGTTCATTCCCAGCCTATCTGCTACGAGGGAAATATGCAGAGCGATATGATGAATATATCGAGTCTATCTATCACGAAGTCCGTGAAATTGGCAAATTAACGCAGGAGCTGGATTTAAAAATTAACACAATTTATATCGGTGGAGGAACGCCTTCGATTTTAACGGCAGAAGAAATTGACAAATTGCTAGAAACTGTAAAAGAAAACTATAATTTGGGTTATTTAAAGGAATTTACATTTGAAGCTGGAAGAATAGATACCTTAGATGAGGAGAAATTGACTATTATTAAAAGCTATAGAATAAATAAAATTAGTATAAATCCGCAGTCTTTTAATGAAAAAACTTTAAAACTTGTAAATCGTTATCACGACAGGGAACAGTTTGATAATGTTTACAAACTTGCTAAAAATCTTGGATTAGAAATAAATATGGACTTGATTTTAGGTTTGCCACGTGAAACTACAGAAGATATTTTGTACACAATGGACGAAATTTCCAAATATAATATGGAAAATCTGACAATTCATAATCTAGCAATAAAAAATGCAAGCCGTCTTAACAAAGAGAATTATGCTCACGAAGACGTACTGGATTATGAAAAGATTTACGAAAAAATCGAAAATGTGACTAGAAATAAAGAGCTTTTTCCATATTATATGTATCGCCAGAAAAACAGCTTTCAATGGGGAGAAAATCTAGGATATTCACTAAATGGAAGCGAGTCGATTTATAATATTGAAATGATTGAAGAAAATAAGACGATTATTGGAATTGGGGCGGGAGCAATTACAAAACTTATCTGGTTTGACGAAGAAAAAAATCGAGATAATATAAAAAGGCTTGTAAATCCCAAAGATCCGCTAGTATGGATGAATGAGCTGGAAGATCGGCTGGAACAGAAAAAGTTTGAAATTAAAAGAATATTTAAAAAAGATTTTCTGTAA
- a CDS encoding NADP-dependent glyceraldehyde-3-phosphate dehydrogenase — protein MNYQNLVNGEWKDSKNTITIYSPVNGEELGTVPAMSREDVDYAMESARKALPAWRALSAVERAAYLNKAADILERDKDKIGENLAKEVAKGIKAAISEVVRTADLIRYAAEEGLRITGEFVNGGGFEAGSKRKYGAVKREPVGVVLAIAPFNYPVNLSASKIVPALIGGNVVIFKPPTQGSISGLLLTKVFAEAGIPAGVLNSVTGKGSEIGDYLIEHKEVNFINFTGSTPIGEKIGKLAGMRPIMLELGGKDAGIVLEDADLENAAKNIVAGAFSYSGQRCTAIKRVLVMDSVADKLANLIKEKVEKLTVGDPFDNADITTVIDTPSADFIEGLIKDAQEKGAKALTTVKREKNLIWPVVFDNVTTDMRIAWEEPFGPVLPIIRVKSVDEAVEIANKSEYGLQSAVFTKNFPLAFEIAEKLEVGTVHINNKTQRGPDSFPFLGIKGSGAGVQGIKYSIESMTRVKSIVFDI, from the coding sequence ATGAATTATCAAAATTTAGTGAATGGAGAATGGAAAGACTCTAAAAATACAATAACTATTTATTCGCCTGTAAATGGGGAAGAACTTGGAACCGTTCCAGCTATGTCAAGAGAAGATGTTGACTATGCTATGGAATCTGCTAGAAAGGCTTTACCTGCTTGGAGAGCTTTATCGGCTGTAGAAAGAGCTGCATACCTGAATAAGGCTGCAGATATTCTTGAAAGAGATAAAGATAAAATTGGGGAAAATTTGGCAAAGGAAGTGGCAAAAGGAATTAAAGCCGCTATTTCAGAAGTTGTCAGAACGGCAGATTTAATTAGATATGCAGCGGAAGAAGGGCTTAGAATCACAGGTGAATTTGTAAATGGTGGTGGATTTGAAGCTGGAAGCAAGAGAAAATATGGAGCTGTAAAAAGAGAGCCAGTTGGTGTTGTTCTTGCAATTGCGCCATTTAACTATCCTGTAAACTTATCAGCATCTAAAATAGTGCCAGCTTTAATCGGAGGAAATGTAGTAATTTTCAAACCGCCTACACAAGGTTCAATAAGTGGATTATTATTGACAAAAGTATTTGCAGAAGCTGGAATTCCAGCGGGAGTACTTAACTCTGTAACTGGAAAAGGTTCTGAAATTGGAGATTACTTAATTGAACACAAAGAAGTAAACTTTATAAACTTTACAGGAAGTACACCAATTGGGGAAAAAATTGGAAAACTCGCTGGAATGCGTCCAATTATGCTTGAATTAGGTGGAAAAGATGCTGGAATTGTATTAGAAGATGCAGACTTGGAAAATGCCGCTAAAAATATCGTAGCAGGGGCATTTAGTTATTCTGGACAAAGATGTACCGCCATTAAAAGAGTACTTGTAATGGATTCAGTTGCAGACAAATTAGCAAACTTGATAAAAGAAAAAGTTGAAAAATTAACTGTTGGAGATCCTTTTGACAATGCTGACATTACAACAGTAATTGATACTCCATCAGCAGACTTTATCGAAGGATTAATAAAAGATGCACAAGAAAAAGGTGCAAAAGCATTGACTACAGTAAAAAGAGAAAAAAATCTAATTTGGCCAGTAGTTTTTGACAACGTAACAACTGATATGAGAATCGCCTGGGAAGAACCATTTGGACCAGTATTGCCAATTATCAGAGTTAAATCTGTAGATGAAGCAGTAGAAATTGCAAATAAATCAGAATATGGACTTCAATCAGCAGTATTTACAAAAAATTTCCCATTAGCATTTGAAATCGCTGAAAAATTAGAAGTAGGAACAGTACATATAAATAACAAGACTCAAAGAGGGCCTGACAGCTTCCCATTCTTAGGAATTAAAGGTTCAGGAGCAGGAGTTCAAGGGATAAAATACAGTATAGAAAGCATGACAAGAGTTAAATCTATCGTATTTGATATATAA
- the aphA gene encoding acid phosphatase AphA produces the protein MKKALLFLFAASVIFAAGPKVPYTHEGFYSTDKVQKAVHFVSVDDIKKSLEGKGPINVSFDIDDTLLHSSGYFNYGQYHFQIPGDKRGAVSYLYNQKFWDYVAENGDEHSIPKQSAKDLIKMHLERGDNIFFITGRTKHSKDKNYTSTKLSKTLQRYFDLPKEVYVEYTADTPTGGYKYDKSFYIKKHNVSIHYGDSDDDILAAREVGIRGIRVQRAYNSTNPQKMNGGYGEEVLINSAW, from the coding sequence ATGAAAAAAGCATTATTATTTTTATTTGCTGCATCTGTAATATTTGCGGCAGGACCAAAAGTTCCTTATACTCATGAGGGATTTTATTCGACAGATAAAGTTCAGAAGGCTGTTCATTTTGTTTCTGTTGATGACATTAAAAAGAGTCTTGAGGGGAAAGGACCAATTAATGTAAGTTTTGATATTGATGATACATTGTTACATTCAAGTGGTTATTTTAATTATGGACAATATCACTTTCAAATTCCAGGAGATAAAAGAGGAGCTGTAAGTTATCTATATAATCAAAAATTTTGGGATTATGTAGCTGAAAATGGAGATGAACACTCAATTCCAAAACAATCTGCAAAAGATTTGATAAAAATGCACTTGGAAAGAGGAGATAACATATTTTTCATCACAGGAAGAACAAAACATTCAAAAGATAAAAACTATACTTCAACAAAATTATCAAAAACATTGCAAAGATACTTTGATTTGCCAAAAGAAGTCTATGTAGAATATACAGCCGATACTCCAACAGGTGGCTACAAATACGATAAATCATTCTACATTAAAAAACACAATGTTTCAATTCACTACGGTGACAGCGACGATGATATTTTAGCTGCAAGAGAAGTAGGAATTCGTGGAATAAGAGTTCAAAGAGCTTATAATTCTACAAATCCGCAAAAGATGAATGGTGGATATGGAGAAGAAGTTTTGATAAATTCAGCATGGTAA
- a CDS encoding META domain-containing protein: protein MKKMSILIGIFTVFLLNCFVLSAYSKKQNVYNLNGTSWELIQVSRKGKNIVIPKGTKITINFSENEINGFSGINNYSGDYMIKNNSTLSADVATTLMAGSENLMNIEQNFLDILQSFPKISYSANTLTLSNNKKEVWTFKVLTLDKKLQNTSWKLLNMDGKDISKLISKNENNITLSFNENGINGNSGINNYFGDYEIVNNNIKVGPLGSTKMAGPENLMKVEREFLELLENSKKVKLSDQKTLVLTTDKGKSLTFEKIYQ from the coding sequence ATGAAAAAGATGTCTATTTTAATCGGAATTTTTACAGTATTTTTATTAAATTGCTTTGTTTTAAGTGCATATTCAAAAAAACAAAATGTCTATAATTTAAATGGAACGTCATGGGAATTGATACAAGTTAGCCGAAAAGGAAAGAATATTGTAATTCCTAAGGGGACTAAGATTACAATTAATTTTTCAGAAAATGAAATCAATGGATTTTCGGGGATAAATAATTATTCTGGAGATTATATGATAAAAAATAATTCTACATTATCAGCTGATGTAGCTACAACTTTGATGGCAGGCTCTGAAAATTTGATGAATATTGAACAAAATTTTCTTGATATTTTACAGTCTTTTCCAAAAATAAGTTATAGTGCTAATACTTTGACTTTGAGTAATAATAAAAAGGAAGTTTGGACTTTTAAAGTTCTGACATTAGATAAAAAATTACAAAATACAAGTTGGAAACTCTTGAATATGGATGGAAAAGATATTAGCAAATTGATTTCAAAAAATGAGAATAATATTACACTTTCTTTTAATGAAAATGGAATAAATGGTAATTCAGGAATAAATAACTATTTTGGAGATTATGAAATAGTTAATAACAATATTAAAGTCGGTCCTCTTGGTTCAACAAAAATGGCAGGTCCCGAAAATCTTATGAAAGTTGAAAGGGAATTTTTGGAACTTTTAGAAAATTCTAAAAAAGTTAAACTATCTGATCAAAAAACTTTGGTTTTGACAACAGATAAAGGAAAGAGTTTGACATTTGAAAAAATTTACCAATAG
- a CDS encoding C40 family peptidase — translation MKKNKFLTTICMLSTFIGTNLHAKTAKGKKTVKAKTSHKPLNSKKDHSNNSGIYGISSNNKSTLIETKMAELRQKHTKAMTSGSIQERKRAAVEKKLLTSYSKWRGTKYSLGGDSRKGIDCSALTRRVYREVFNKELPRVSTQQVKQGTRVSAKNLRSGDIVYFKPENRTSHTAVYVGNTLFINASSSKGVVMSSLKSPYWRKYFKYGVRVHNV, via the coding sequence ATGAAAAAAAATAAATTTTTGACTACAATATGTATGTTATCAACTTTTATAGGAACAAATCTTCATGCCAAAACAGCAAAAGGGAAAAAAACAGTAAAAGCTAAAACTTCTCATAAGCCTTTAAATTCAAAAAAAGATCATAGTAATAATAGTGGGATTTATGGAATTTCTTCAAACAATAAAAGTACTCTTATTGAAACAAAAATGGCAGAATTAAGACAAAAACATACAAAAGCAATGACTTCAGGATCAATTCAAGAACGAAAAAGAGCAGCTGTAGAAAAAAAACTTTTAACTTCTTACAGCAAATGGCGTGGAACAAAATACTCCTTAGGTGGAGATTCTAGAAAAGGGATAGACTGTTCAGCGTTAACGCGTAGAGTCTATCGAGAAGTTTTCAACAAGGAGCTTCCAAGAGTTTCAACACAGCAAGTAAAACAAGGGACAAGAGTTTCAGCTAAAAACTTGCGGTCAGGAGATATTGTTTATTTTAAACCTGAAAATAGAACGAGTCATACAGCAGTCTATGTTGGTAATACATTATTTATTAATGCTTCCTCTTCAAAAGGAGTTGTAATGTCATCGTTAAAAAGTCCATATTGGAGAAAATATTTTAAATATGGAGTTAGAGTCCACAATGTTTAA
- a CDS encoding lysozyme inhibitor LprI family protein has protein sequence MKKLFLTLTVLLMGVVACSKSGKDEKKETKETEIKQEVNKTTAVSSSNIKSESSYEAQILERMGAVKKEVQPALDSGVTADMNNAIQKLGDSWDAEMKKVYELLLSKLSENEKAKLQKEQEEWIKKVKEDVEKSTEESEGGTISGTLGGNAWASAIEKRTLELAKRYDLLNNK, from the coding sequence ATGAAAAAACTATTTTTAACATTAACAGTACTATTAATGGGAGTTGTCGCATGTTCAAAATCTGGAAAAGATGAAAAAAAGGAAACGAAAGAAACGGAAATAAAGCAAGAAGTTAATAAAACAACAGCAGTTTCTTCAAGCAACATAAAATCAGAAAGCAGCTATGAAGCTCAAATATTGGAAAGAATGGGAGCAGTAAAAAAGGAAGTTCAGCCAGCTTTGGATTCTGGAGTGACTGCAGACATGAATAATGCAATTCAAAAATTAGGAGATTCATGGGATGCAGAAATGAAAAAAGTTTATGAATTGCTATTATCAAAATTATCAGAAAATGAAAAGGCAAAATTGCAAAAAGAGCAGGAAGAATGGATAAAAAAAGTTAAGGAAGATGTTGAAAAAAGCACTGAAGAGTCAGAAGGTGGAACAATATCAGGAACTCTAGGGGGAAATGCCTGGGCAAGTGCAATAGAGAAAAGAACTTTAGAATTGGCAAAAAGATATGATTTATTAAATAATAAATAA
- a CDS encoding DKNYY domain-containing protein, which produces MKNKILKIFVIMTLAANVSYAKSNTKIDKATFQEIDATYSKDKNGVYVWENRGWKKLEGLDPVTFEIINISGSARRYLKDKNGIYSIIYSMDGDSDKLVLENLPYDSQTYEVINQLYSKDKNNIYYSDRKIIGVDLPTFQRIDEYIYSKDKNNIYFRGKKISGPDKDTFEKIDEYNYSKDKNNIYYNDKKIEGVDKNTFELTYDFGSVVNGYYSKDKNNIYYENKKLKGIDVKTFKKISRLVDNFLIEDKNGFYIVEEDGSVAPIDSKEVDIENLSQLAIKTNLYHDKDSMYFVKNHKLVKIKDAPKVDPYNLSTYNDKYINKYDVVYYLDTDEGAFKKLEKAESHQFSAYGDTEYAKGRKNVYFKGKVLTGADYATFDMKYNHEKDVYEIKDKNKVYETVKAD; this is translated from the coding sequence ATGAAAAACAAAATTTTGAAAATATTTGTAATTATGACTTTAGCGGCAAATGTAAGTTATGCAAAAAGCAATACAAAAATAGATAAAGCAACATTTCAGGAAATAGATGCTACATATTCAAAAGATAAAAATGGAGTTTATGTTTGGGAAAATAGAGGGTGGAAAAAATTAGAAGGGCTGGATCCAGTTACTTTTGAAATTATAAATATTAGCGGAAGTGCACGTCGATATCTAAAAGATAAAAATGGAATTTACAGTATCATTTACAGTATGGATGGAGATAGTGATAAGTTGGTACTGGAAAATTTGCCATATGATTCACAGACATATGAAGTGATAAATCAGTTATATTCAAAAGATAAAAACAATATTTATTATTCAGATAGAAAAATAATCGGAGTAGATTTACCTACATTTCAAAGAATAGATGAATACATATATTCAAAAGACAAGAATAATATTTATTTTAGAGGAAAGAAAATATCAGGCCCTGATAAAGACACTTTTGAAAAAATAGATGAATATAACTACTCAAAGGATAAAAATAATATTTATTATAATGATAAAAAAATAGAGGGAGTGGATAAAAATACATTTGAATTAACGTATGATTTTGGCTCTGTAGTAAATGGGTATTATTCAAAAGATAAAAACAATATTTATTATGAAAACAAGAAATTGAAAGGTATAGATGTAAAAACATTTAAGAAAATAAGCAGATTAGTTGACAATTTTCTTATAGAAGATAAAAATGGATTTTACATTGTTGAGGAAGATGGAAGTGTAGCTCCGATAGACAGTAAGGAAGTAGATATTGAAAATCTCTCACAGTTAGCTATCAAAACTAACTTGTATCACGATAAGGACAGCATGTATTTTGTAAAAAATCATAAACTTGTAAAAATAAAAGACGCTCCTAAGGTTGATCCATATAATTTATCGACATATAATGACAAATATATAAATAAGTATGATGTAGTTTATTACTTAGACACAGATGAAGGTGCATTTAAAAAACTTGAAAAAGCAGAAAGCCATCAGTTTAGTGCATATGGCGATACTGAATATGCAAAAGGAAGAAAAAACGTTTATTTTAAAGGTAAAGTTCTGACAGGTGCTGATTATGCAACTTTTGATATGAAATATAATCATGAAAAAGATGTGTATGAAATAAAAGATAAAAATAAAGTTTATGAAACAGTAAAAGCAGACTAA
- a CDS encoding lysozyme inhibitor LprI family protein, giving the protein MRKLLIVGLLLLGTIAFAGKYENELTERMKAVEEKAQVGWDSGVRADMINASLDLDTEWEKEMNKVYDLILKKLPAKEKVKFKVEQQKWIKDRETKVQKAYDKYEAEEGPRMAGELAANDRLSITKDRALQLAKKYDKLNK; this is encoded by the coding sequence ATGAGAAAATTACTAATAGTAGGATTATTACTTTTAGGAACTATTGCATTTGCAGGAAAATATGAAAATGAATTGACAGAAAGAATGAAAGCTGTAGAAGAAAAAGCACAGGTTGGATGGGATAGTGGAGTAAGAGCTGATATGATAAATGCTTCACTAGATTTGGATACTGAATGGGAAAAAGAAATGAATAAAGTCTATGACTTGATTCTAAAAAAACTTCCAGCAAAGGAAAAAGTAAAATTTAAAGTTGAACAGCAAAAATGGATAAAGGATAGAGAAACTAAAGTTCAGAAGGCATACGACAAATATGAGGCAGAAGAGGGACCAAGAATGGCTGGGGAACTTGCCGCTAATGATAGATTATCAATAACAAAAGATAGAGCATTGCAATTGGCAAAAAAATACGATAAATTAAATAAATAA
- a CDS encoding HPr family phosphocarrier protein, translating into MASKTVTMTNPTGLHTRPGGVFVAKAKEFESKVEVENEGKKVNGKSLLKLLSIGIKNGSEVTVHAEGPDAEQAVEVLGELLATIRD; encoded by the coding sequence ATGGCAAGTAAAACAGTTACTATGACAAATCCTACAGGATTACATACAAGACCAGGTGGAGTATTTGTTGCTAAAGCAAAAGAATTTGAAAGTAAAGTAGAAGTTGAAAATGAAGGGAAAAAAGTAAACGGAAAATCTTTATTGAAATTATTATCAATTGGAATTAAAAACGGTTCAGAAGTTACAGTTCACGCTGAAGGGCCTGATGCTGAACAAGCAGTTGAAGTATTAGGAGAATTGTTAGCAACTATTAGAGACTAA
- a CDS encoding Rqc2 family fibronectin-binding protein translates to MLYLDGIGISFLVKEIKEKILRYKLTKIFQYDRVSFSLFFGKNNLLFQVKDNSTIFYLKDEKDPNTDFQSKFLLSLKKHLQNSILVNIRQEGFDRIVYFDFEKLNQFGDVEKYTLIIEIMGKASNIFLTCKDKILSALYFTSIDVGNRVIMTGAKYTLPFEEKKISPIYLEKENFPFETETFLEKIEGAGRAFAVQCSKDYDIFKKYLSSYKPVMYEILNRGKIQKMLTYNEFLEFSQKENTNLENNPENKNNRKYFETLNEGLNAYFKTTITSNVISEKKKSLLKYVDSQIKKFKKIEKNIKVDLKKNENFENYKNIGDILAANMHQIKYGMKKATVFDFYNNQEITINLDPLLSPNDNLNFYYNKYNKGKRTISALNLRFGDIQNEIKYFEEIKMFIEKENDFIGIEEIENELNLSDNGNKIKNKIKLNKTKKRELLSFDYKGFQIFVGRNNKENEEISFSKGQTNDIWMHIKDIPGSHVLILRNNQELPEDVLIYAANLACEYSKAKKGDKVTVDYCERKFVKKIKNSKPGNVTYTNFHSLLVNVTEKSL, encoded by the coding sequence ATGCTCTATTTAGATGGAATTGGAATTTCATTTCTTGTAAAAGAAATAAAGGAAAAGATACTACGATATAAATTGACAAAGATTTTTCAATATGACAGAGTGTCATTTTCACTCTTTTTTGGAAAAAATAACCTTCTTTTTCAAGTAAAGGATAATTCAACAATTTTTTATTTAAAAGATGAAAAAGATCCAAATACTGATTTTCAGTCAAAATTTTTGCTTTCATTAAAAAAACATTTGCAAAATTCGATTTTAGTTAATATTAGGCAGGAAGGTTTTGACAGAATTGTATATTTTGACTTTGAAAAGTTAAATCAATTTGGAGATGTGGAAAAATATACTTTAATTATTGAAATTATGGGAAAGGCAAGTAATATTTTCTTGACTTGTAAAGATAAAATTCTGTCTGCACTTTATTTTACTTCGATTGATGTTGGAAACCGTGTTATTATGACTGGAGCAAAGTACACATTGCCCTTTGAGGAAAAAAAGATTTCGCCAATTTATTTGGAAAAGGAAAATTTTCCATTTGAAACAGAAACTTTTTTGGAAAAGATTGAAGGTGCTGGGCGTGCTTTTGCGGTACAGTGTTCAAAAGATTACGATATTTTTAAAAAATATTTGTCTAGTTACAAACCTGTAATGTATGAAATATTAAATCGTGGAAAAATTCAGAAAATGCTGACTTATAATGAGTTTTTAGAATTTAGTCAAAAGGAAAATACTAATTTAGAAAATAATCCAGAAAATAAAAATAACAGAAAATATTTTGAAACTTTAAATGAAGGCTTAAATGCTTATTTTAAAACAACAATTACTTCCAATGTCATTAGTGAAAAAAAGAAAAGTTTGTTAAAATATGTTGATTCGCAAATAAAAAAATTCAAAAAAATAGAAAAAAATATAAAAGTTGACTTGAAGAAAAATGAGAATTTTGAAAATTATAAAAATATCGGAGACATTTTGGCAGCAAATATGCATCAGATAAAATATGGAATGAAAAAAGCCACAGTTTTTGATTTTTATAATAATCAGGAAATTACGATAAATCTCGATCCACTTTTATCTCCAAATGATAATTTAAATTTTTATTATAATAAATATAATAAAGGAAAACGTACTATTTCAGCCTTAAATCTAAGATTTGGTGATATTCAGAATGAAATAAAATATTTTGAAGAAATAAAAATGTTCATTGAAAAGGAAAATGACTTTATTGGGATTGAAGAAATTGAAAATGAACTGAATTTATCAGATAATGGAAATAAAATAAAAAATAAAATTAAATTGAATAAAACAAAAAAACGTGAATTACTGTCATTTGACTATAAAGGTTTTCAAATCTTTGTTGGAAGAAATAATAAGGAGAATGAGGAAATATCCTTTTCTAAAGGGCAGACAAACGATATATGGATGCATATAAAGGATATTCCTGGAAGTCATGTTCTTATTTTACGAAATAATCAGGAACTTCCTGAAGATGTTTTAATTTATGCTGCAAATCTCGCTTGTGAATATTCTAAAGCAAAAAAAGGCGATAAAGTTACAGTTGATTACTGTGAAAGAAAATTTGTCAAGAAAATAAAGAATAGTAAGCCTGGAAATGTGACTTATACTAATTTTCATTCATTATTAGTTAATGTTACAGAAAAATCTCTTTAA
- a CDS encoding MarR family transcriptional regulator encodes MYEKIESLLDNFYKTYYKIEEINLNQVIKCLTTSELHIIEAIGENEITMNELSDKIGITMGTASVAVNKLTEKQFLERSRSNTDRRKVFVKLTPKGEVALNYHGNFHSTILEKITDDIPKEKLDTFVEVFETIMKNLEKVKKDIQPETILNFEKGDLVQVSSIKGSTAIRKYLNEKGVVIKSLIKILNIDKYLINMIVDGDEKILNIEDAENIMVRKNAL; translated from the coding sequence ATGTATGAGAAAATTGAATCTCTATTAGACAATTTTTATAAAACATACTATAAAATTGAAGAGATTAACTTAAATCAAGTAATTAAGTGCTTGACAACATCAGAACTGCATATTATTGAAGCAATTGGAGAAAATGAAATTACAATGAATGAACTTTCTGATAAAATAGGCATTACAATGGGAACAGCTTCTGTCGCTGTAAATAAGCTGACTGAAAAGCAATTTCTAGAACGTTCTCGGTCGAATACCGATAGGCGTAAAGTTTTTGTGAAACTGACTCCAAAGGGAGAGGTCGCTTTAAATTATCACGGTAATTTCCATTCAACTATTTTAGAAAAAATAACAGATGATATTCCAAAGGAAAAATTAGATACGTTTGTTGAAGTTTTTGAAACAATTATGAAAAATCTTGAGAAAGTCAAAAAGGACATTCAGCCTGAAACAATCCTGAATTTTGAAAAGGGTGACTTAGTTCAAGTATCTTCAATAAAAGGAAGCACAGCTATTAGAAAATATTTGAACGAAAAAGGCGTTGTAATAAAATCGCTAATAAAAATTTTGAATATTGATAAATATTTAATAAACATGATTGTTGATGGAGATGAAAAAATATTAAATATTGAGGATGCTGAAAATATCATGGTTAGAAAAAATGCACTTTAA
- the rpe gene encoding ribulose-phosphate 3-epimerase, which translates to MDKKIIISPSLLAADFSKLREEIAEVEKFGAEYLHLDVMDGNFVPNISYGAPVISSLRKHSNLVFDVHLMVNEPDYLIKDFAHFSDIITVHAEAVKHLNRTIQLIKSFGKKAGVALNPSTPLDVLKYELKNIDMVLIMTVNPGFGGQKFIPEMIQKIKDLREIDKNIDIEVDGGINDETAKLVKEAGANILVTGSYIFSGDYKKKIESLK; encoded by the coding sequence ATGGATAAAAAGATTATAATATCACCTTCTCTGCTTGCCGCAGATTTTAGTAAATTAAGGGAAGAAATCGCAGAAGTGGAAAAATTTGGAGCAGAATATCTGCATTTGGATGTTATGGATGGGAACTTTGTGCCAAATATCAGTTATGGAGCTCCTGTTATTTCGTCTTTAAGAAAACATAGCAATCTGGTATTTGATGTTCATTTAATGGTAAACGAGCCTGATTATTTGATAAAGGATTTTGCACATTTTTCTGATATTATTACAGTTCACGCTGAAGCCGTAAAACACTTGAACAGAACAATTCAGCTGATAAAATCTTTTGGAAAAAAAGCAGGAGTTGCACTAAATCCTTCCACTCCGCTAGATGTTTTAAAATATGAATTAAAAAATATTGATATGGTGCTAATTATGACTGTAAATCCTGGTTTTGGCGGACAAAAATTTATTCCTGAAATGATTCAAAAAATAAAGGACTTACGAGAAATTGACAAAAATATTGACATTGAAGTGGATGGTGGAATAAACGATGAAACTGCAAAACTTGTGAAGGAAGCTGGAGCAAATATTTTAGTTACAGGTTCATATATTTTTAGTGGAGATTATAAGAAAAAAATTGAATCTTTAAAATAA